The DNA window CTCGTCGTCCAGGTGGCTGATCAGTTCCTCGGCGGCGGCCCAGGCCTTCTCGTTGGTCTCGCGCACGATGACGTGCAGGCGCACGCCGAAGCGCACCGTACGGCCGTATTTCTTCGCCCGCTCGCGCACGTCGGCGATCTTCTCGGCCACCGCCGCCGGCGGTTCGCCCCAGGTCAGGTAGGCGTCCACGTGCTTGGCCGCCAGCTCATGCGCGGCCTCGGAGGAACCACCGAAATACAGCGGCGGGTAGGGTTTCTGCACCGGCTCGAAGAAGTTCTGCGCGCCCTTCACTTTGAGGTGCTTGCCGTCGTAGTCGACCTTTTCGCCCTGCAGCACCCGGCGCCAGACGTCGAGGAACTCGTCGGCGGCTTCGTAGCGCTCGTCGTGGGCGAGGAAGATGCCGTCGGCGGCCAGCTCGGTGGCGTCGCCGCCCGGTACCACGTTGAGCAGCAGGCGGCCGCCGGTGGCTTCGTCCAGGGTCGCCGCCTGGCGCGCAGTGGCGGTCGGGTTGCCCAGCGAGGTGCGCAGCGCCACCAGCAGCTTGATGCGGCGGGTCTCCGCGATCAGGCTGGCGGCGGTCACCCAGGGGTCCAGGCAACTGCTGCCGGTGGGGATCAGCAGGCCGTCGTAGCCGAGGTTCTCGGCGGCCACGGCGATCTGTCGCATATAGGCGTTGCTGGCCGGGCGGCCGCTGTCGGATTTGCCCAGGTAGCGGGTGTCGCCCGAGGTGGGCAGGAACCAGAAAATGTCCAGACTCATGATGTTTTCCTCGTTGCGGTGAAGGGAGCAACGCAAAGGCGGTGAAACCGGAGAGGCGCGCCAGCGCTCGCCGGCACTCTTATATGGATAGCTGCACGATGCGCTCGGCCCGTGCGCCGTTTTCCGAGCGGCGGCGGTTGACCTCCAGCTCGCCGATCTTGATCAGCCGCGTGCGCGTGATATTGCGGCTCAGGCCCAGCAGGTTGGCGGTGTGCACCTGATTGCAGTGGCAGAAACGGTAGGCGGCGCGCAGCAGGGCGTTCTCCACCTTCACGTGCAGGTCGCCGGCCTGCTCGTCGAACAGCTTCTGGAAGGCCCGTTGCAGCAGCGCCTCGGCATCGCGCTCGGCGGCGGTCTGGGCGAACTCCCGGGCCAGTCGCTGGGCGATCTGCAGGGAGCTGGGTTGGTTGGCTAGCGCCTGTACGCTCATGGGGCGCCCTCTCGTCAGGCCGTCTTGCGTAGGCGTTGGGTATCGACCAGCGCCAGGGTGCGCGAGGGACGCCAGGCGCCTCCGGAAATGGCGACGAGTCTGATGG is part of the Pseudomonas sp. ABC1 genome and encodes:
- the ssuD gene encoding FMNH2-dependent alkanesulfonate monooxygenase; protein product: MSLDIFWFLPTSGDTRYLGKSDSGRPASNAYMRQIAVAAENLGYDGLLIPTGSSCLDPWVTAASLIAETRRIKLLVALRTSLGNPTATARQAATLDEATGGRLLLNVVPGGDATELAADGIFLAHDERYEAADEFLDVWRRVLQGEKVDYDGKHLKVKGAQNFFEPVQKPYPPLYFGGSSEAAHELAAKHVDAYLTWGEPPAAVAEKIADVRERAKKYGRTVRFGVRLHVIVRETNEKAWAAAEELISHLDDETIAAAQANYASMDSVGQRRMAELHGGRRDKLEVAPNLWAGVGLVRGGAGTALVGDPQTVAARLQEYADLGVDSFVLSGYPHLEEAYRFAELVFPLLPGKRKVTVDEVLTGGAFDVRATKGEGKGAQA